A genomic stretch from Chitinophaga lutea includes:
- a CDS encoding DUF5683 domain-containing protein encodes MKNKTGYILVYTLLCLLLLPAIGSHAQDTTGNRIIRDSLARRNAMPVRRDTVIVDGSVIDSLPVNYKALHSPRKAAFYSAVLPGLGQVYNREYWKVPLVYAALGISTGFFIDNMSKFREYRDAYRTRIANRNNPNFVDPYLKYDDSDLKYLRDGYRQYVDYSVLVFVAAYALNIVDATVFAHLRQFDISDDLSIRIAPTMIDNRTFGIGLKVSMGPRKAKQGLAFR; translated from the coding sequence GTGAAAAATAAAACAGGGTACATTCTTGTATATACCCTTTTGTGCCTGTTATTATTACCCGCCATCGGCAGCCATGCACAGGACACAACGGGCAACCGCATCATCAGGGATTCCCTGGCGCGCCGTAATGCGATGCCCGTCCGGCGCGATACCGTGATCGTGGACGGCAGCGTGATCGATTCCCTGCCCGTCAACTACAAAGCACTGCACAGCCCGCGCAAAGCCGCCTTCTACTCCGCCGTGCTCCCCGGCCTTGGCCAGGTCTACAACCGCGAATACTGGAAAGTGCCCCTCGTATACGCCGCACTCGGCATCAGTACAGGCTTTTTCATCGATAACATGTCCAAATTCAGGGAATACCGCGACGCCTACCGCACGCGGATAGCCAACCGGAACAATCCCAACTTCGTGGATCCGTACCTGAAGTACGACGACTCCGACCTGAAATACCTGCGCGACGGGTACCGGCAATATGTGGACTATTCCGTGCTCGTATTCGTGGCCGCTTACGCCCTCAACATCGTAGACGCCACCGTGTTCGCTCACCTGCGGCAGTTCGATATCAGCGACGACCTGAGCATCCGCATCGCCCCCACCATGATCGATAACCGTACTTTCGGCATCGGGCTGAAGGTGTCGATGGGGCCGCGCAAAGCGAAGCAGGGATTGGCTTTCAGATAA
- the dapB gene encoding 4-hydroxy-tetrahydrodipicolinate reductase encodes MKIALIGYGKMGKAIEAIAQGRGHEIVHRIDINSSHLLEKEQLQQADVAIEFTTPETAYHNILKCFAANVPVVCGTTGWLEKLPEVKAQCLEQHQAFLYASNFSVGVNIFFELNRRLAELMATQSDYRSSMVEIHHTQKKDAPSGTAITLAEQILEKQPAKTGWVNEATTDPTKLGIVSERVDPAPGTHIIQYDSPIDSITITHTAHSREGFAAGAVTAAEWLKDKKGIFSMKDVLSL; translated from the coding sequence ATGAAGATAGCATTAATCGGATACGGCAAAATGGGAAAAGCCATCGAGGCGATCGCCCAGGGCCGTGGCCACGAAATCGTACACAGGATAGACATCAACAGCAGCCACCTGCTGGAGAAAGAGCAGCTGCAACAGGCCGACGTTGCCATCGAATTCACGACGCCCGAAACGGCCTATCATAACATCCTGAAGTGTTTCGCCGCCAATGTGCCCGTTGTGTGCGGCACCACCGGCTGGCTGGAAAAGCTGCCGGAAGTGAAGGCCCAATGCCTCGAGCAGCACCAGGCTTTCCTGTACGCCAGCAATTTCAGCGTGGGCGTGAACATCTTTTTTGAACTGAACCGCCGCCTCGCCGAACTGATGGCCACCCAGAGCGATTACCGGTCCAGCATGGTGGAAATCCACCACACCCAGAAAAAAGACGCCCCCAGCGGCACCGCCATCACCCTGGCCGAACAGATCCTCGAAAAACAGCCCGCCAAAACCGGCTGGGTGAACGAGGCTACCACCGACCCCACCAAGCTGGGCATCGTTTCCGAGCGGGTCGACCCTGCTCCCGGCACGCACATCATCCAGTACGATTCGCCGATAGACAGCATCACCATCACCCATACGGCCCACTCCCGTGAAGGGTTTGCCGCCGGCGCCGTTACCGCGGCCGAGTGGCTGAAAGACAAAAAAGGCATCTTCAGCATGAAGGATGTACTGAGCCTCTAG
- a CDS encoding RrF2 family transcriptional regulator, translating into MLSKKTQYAFHALIYLAENVDKGPILISEIAAEKSISIKFLENILLELKNAGILGSKKGKGGGYYLMRPPKEIPMARIIRLLDGPIALLPCVSLNYYERCENCKNEAVCGLHEVMSKVRDATLKLLENKSLKDILTKE; encoded by the coding sequence ATGCTATCTAAAAAAACACAATACGCGTTTCACGCATTGATTTACCTGGCGGAGAATGTAGACAAAGGCCCTATCCTGATTTCGGAGATAGCGGCGGAAAAGAGTATTTCCATCAAATTCCTGGAAAACATCCTGCTGGAGTTGAAAAATGCGGGCATTTTAGGCAGCAAGAAAGGTAAAGGCGGCGGTTATTACCTGATGCGCCCGCCCAAGGAAATCCCCATGGCGCGCATTATCAGGCTGCTCGACGGGCCCATCGCCCTGTTGCCCTGCGTGAGCCTCAACTACTACGAACGTTGCGAAAACTGCAAGAACGAAGCGGTTTGCGGCCTGCACGAGGTTATGAGCAAGGTGAGGGACGCCACCCTCAAACTGCTGGAAAACAAGTCACTGAAAGATATCCTGACCAAGGAATAA
- a CDS encoding phosphoadenylyl-sulfate reductase, which yields MKDLFGQIAEQKDIATGIRILTDKFPGAVAFSTSFGQEDQVLADIIWRNQLPVRVFTLDTGRLFQETYDLMDLTRARYKQPFEIYFPETAAVEALVKEKGMNSFYDSVENRKECCYIRKVVPLNRALQGTKVWITGLRAEQSENRHDMPALEWDEARQLYKYNPLIHWTFEEMTAYLEKNNVPYNRLHDKGFVSIGCAPCTRAIEPGEHPRAGRWWWESSQKECGLHAS from the coding sequence ATGAAAGATCTATTTGGGCAGATAGCCGAACAAAAAGACATCGCCACGGGAATACGCATACTTACGGACAAGTTTCCGGGAGCAGTAGCCTTTTCCACTTCATTTGGCCAGGAAGACCAGGTGCTGGCAGACATCATCTGGCGCAACCAGTTGCCCGTACGCGTGTTTACGCTCGATACGGGCCGGCTCTTCCAGGAAACGTATGACCTGATGGACCTCACCCGCGCCCGCTACAAACAGCCCTTCGAGATATATTTCCCGGAAACGGCTGCGGTAGAGGCTTTGGTGAAGGAAAAAGGCATGAACAGCTTTTACGATTCAGTGGAAAACCGCAAGGAATGCTGTTATATCCGCAAGGTGGTGCCCCTCAACCGCGCCCTGCAGGGCACGAAGGTATGGATCACGGGGCTGCGCGCCGAACAGAGCGAAAACCGGCACGACATGCCGGCGCTCGAATGGGATGAAGCCCGCCAGTTGTATAAATACAACCCCCTCATCCATTGGACCTTCGAAGAAATGACCGCTTACCTGGAGAAAAATAACGTGCCGTACAACAGGCTGCACGATAAAGGTTTCGTCAGCATCGGCTGCGCTCCCTGTACCCGCGCCATCGAGCCCGGAGAACATCCCCGCGCCGGCCGCTGGTGGTGGGAAAGCTCCCAGAAAGAATGTGGTTTACATGCAAGTTGA
- the cysD gene encoding sulfate adenylyltransferase subunit CysD, whose translation MSSIQWQFPRALEDEAIYILRETAAQFERPAILFSGGKDSITLVRLAQKAFHPGKIPFPLLHVDTGHNFPETIQFRDWLVESLGLDLIVRNVQDSIDQGKVKEETGKYASRNALQTVTLLDAIEELKFDACIGGARRDEEKARAKERIFSVRDEFGQWNAKIQRPELFDMLNGKINIGENVRVFPISNWTELDVWNYIREENLAIPSIYFSHEREIIERDGMYWPYSEFLNTTEEEVPFRTKVRFRTVGDMTCTAAVLSEADKLEDIITEILAAKISERGARIDDKRSEAAMEKRKQAGYF comes from the coding sequence ATGAGTAGTATTCAATGGCAATTTCCGAGAGCGCTGGAAGACGAGGCGATTTACATCCTCCGCGAAACAGCCGCACAGTTTGAACGGCCCGCGATCCTCTTCTCCGGCGGAAAGGATTCCATTACCCTCGTACGCCTGGCCCAGAAAGCCTTTCACCCGGGTAAGATCCCCTTCCCCCTGCTGCACGTGGATACCGGGCATAACTTCCCGGAAACCATCCAGTTCCGCGACTGGCTGGTGGAATCGCTGGGGCTCGACCTCATCGTACGGAATGTGCAGGACAGTATCGACCAGGGCAAAGTAAAAGAAGAAACCGGCAAATACGCCAGCCGCAACGCGCTGCAGACGGTGACCCTGCTCGACGCGATCGAAGAGCTCAAATTTGACGCCTGCATCGGCGGCGCCCGCCGCGACGAAGAGAAAGCGCGCGCCAAGGAAAGAATATTCTCCGTGCGCGACGAGTTCGGACAATGGAACGCGAAAATCCAGCGCCCCGAACTGTTCGACATGCTCAACGGCAAAATCAATATCGGCGAAAACGTACGCGTGTTCCCCATTTCCAACTGGACGGAGCTCGACGTATGGAACTATATCCGCGAAGAAAATCTCGCCATCCCTTCCATCTATTTCTCCCACGAAAGAGAGATCATCGAACGCGACGGGATGTACTGGCCTTATTCCGAGTTCCTCAACACCACGGAAGAAGAAGTGCCGTTCCGCACCAAAGTGCGCTTCCGCACCGTGGGCGATATGACCTGTACCGCGGCCGTACTGTCCGAAGCGGATAAACTGGAAGACATCATCACCGAAATACTGGCCGCCAAAATCTCCGAAAGAGGCGCCCGTATCGACGACAAACGCTCCGAAGCTGCCATGGAAAAACGCAAGCAGGCGGGGTATTTTTAA
- a CDS encoding sulfate adenylyltransferase subunit 1 yields the protein MDVLRITTSGSVDDGKSTLIGRLLYDTKSITQDKMEALQAASKRKGLDFTDLSLLTDGLIAEREQGITIDVAHIYFSTPNRKYIIADTPGHFEYTRNMVTGASTSQVSLILIDARKGIVEQTFRHFFIACMLRIPHLVVCINKMDLVEYDEARFNQIVEDFQQLLKGSFYENKTVQFVPVSSLYGENVVTKTDKISWYKDKPLLAYLEEISFDEDDRVHPARFPVQYVIRPKSEQYHDFRGFAGKVSSGSFHVGEEIVSLPNGQRSKIKTIEKFEEQRPSAHAGESVVITLEDEIDISRGNLLVTPNDIPEGRKEITAQICWMDQQKLTAGKTYLLQHGANRIKAKVQQLHNVVEVTTNVVHDKTEMGLNDIGKITLKTAQPVFTDTYAANPANGTFILVDEFSNATVAVGFVE from the coding sequence ATGGACGTTTTACGTATAACCACCTCCGGTAGTGTGGATGATGGAAAAAGCACCCTCATCGGGCGTTTACTGTATGATACCAAATCCATCACGCAGGATAAAATGGAAGCGCTCCAGGCGGCCAGCAAACGCAAAGGGCTCGATTTTACGGACCTCTCGCTGCTGACCGACGGCCTCATCGCGGAAAGGGAACAGGGCATCACCATCGACGTGGCGCACATCTACTTTTCCACCCCCAACCGCAAATACATCATCGCCGATACGCCGGGCCACTTCGAATACACCCGTAACATGGTGACCGGCGCATCCACCTCGCAGGTGTCCCTCATCCTCATCGACGCCCGCAAAGGCATCGTGGAACAGACATTCCGCCACTTCTTCATCGCCTGCATGCTGCGCATCCCCCACCTGGTGGTGTGCATCAATAAAATGGACCTGGTGGAATACGACGAAGCACGCTTCAACCAGATCGTGGAAGACTTCCAGCAACTGCTGAAAGGTTCTTTCTATGAAAATAAAACCGTACAGTTCGTGCCCGTTTCTTCGCTTTACGGCGAAAACGTGGTGACGAAAACGGACAAGATCAGCTGGTATAAAGACAAACCGCTGCTCGCCTACCTGGAAGAAATCTCCTTCGACGAAGACGACCGTGTGCACCCCGCGCGTTTCCCCGTGCAGTACGTGATCAGGCCGAAATCGGAGCAGTACCACGACTTCCGTGGTTTTGCGGGAAAAGTGTCCAGCGGCAGCTTCCATGTCGGCGAAGAAATCGTTTCACTGCCGAACGGCCAGCGCAGCAAGATCAAAACCATCGAGAAGTTCGAGGAACAGCGCCCGTCCGCCCATGCCGGCGAAAGCGTGGTGATCACCCTCGAAGACGAGATCGACATCAGCCGAGGCAACCTGCTGGTAACGCCGAACGACATTCCAGAAGGCCGCAAGGAAATCACCGCGCAGATCTGCTGGATGGACCAGCAGAAGCTGACCGCCGGCAAAACCTATCTGCTCCAGCACGGCGCCAACCGCATCAAGGCAAAGGTGCAGCAGCTGCACAACGTGGTGGAAGTAACCACCAACGTGGTGCACGACAAAACGGAAATGGGCCTCAACGATATCGGCAAGATCACGCTGAAAACAGCGCAGCCGGTATTTACGGATACTTACGCCGCCAACCCGGCCAACGGCACGTTCATTCTGGTGGACGAGTTCAGCAATGCCACCGTGGCGGTAGGTTTCGTGGAATAA
- a CDS encoding NAD-dependent epimerase/dehydratase family protein, with translation MKKDKILVIGACGQIGVELTLALRKMYGDNNVVASDLREEHDLLKGTGPYVSLDVMNKEMLHVLVIRHNITQVYLLAAILSATGEKNPLLAWHINMQSLLNVLDIAKEEGLDKIYWPSSIAVFGPSSPKVDTPQHTTIEPTTIYGISKFAGERWCEYYNHRYGIDVRSLRYPGLISYKSAPGGGTTDYAVEIYHEALEEGTYKCFLSEDTYLPMMYMHDAIRATIELMEAPGEKISVRSAYNLSGMSFSPKEISAAIQQHIPDFTISYEPDYRQEIANSWPQSIDDSQASKDWGWKPQYDLAKMTEDMLKNLKKQKGIK, from the coding sequence ATGAAGAAAGATAAGATTCTGGTAATTGGCGCGTGCGGGCAGATCGGCGTGGAACTGACGCTGGCCCTGCGCAAGATGTACGGCGACAACAACGTGGTGGCCTCCGATCTCCGCGAGGAGCACGACCTGCTGAAAGGCACCGGCCCCTATGTATCGCTCGATGTGATGAACAAGGAAATGCTGCACGTACTGGTGATCCGCCACAACATTACCCAGGTCTATCTGCTGGCCGCCATCCTTTCCGCCACCGGCGAAAAGAACCCGCTGCTGGCCTGGCATATCAACATGCAAAGCCTGCTCAACGTACTGGACATCGCCAAGGAAGAGGGGCTCGATAAAATCTACTGGCCCAGTTCCATCGCGGTGTTCGGGCCCAGCTCACCGAAAGTGGACACCCCGCAGCACACCACCATCGAACCCACCACCATTTACGGTATCAGCAAGTTCGCCGGCGAACGCTGGTGCGAATACTATAATCACCGTTACGGCATCGACGTGCGCAGCCTGCGTTACCCGGGCCTGATCAGTTATAAATCGGCTCCCGGCGGCGGCACCACGGATTACGCGGTGGAGATCTACCACGAAGCGCTGGAGGAAGGCACGTATAAATGTTTCCTGTCTGAAGACACCTACCTCCCCATGATGTACATGCACGACGCCATCCGCGCCACCATAGAACTGATGGAAGCGCCGGGCGAAAAGATCAGCGTGCGCTCCGCGTACAACCTTTCCGGTATGAGTTTTTCACCGAAAGAGATCAGCGCCGCGATTCAGCAGCACATCCCGGACTTTACGATCAGCTACGAGCCGGACTACCGCCAGGAGATCGCGAACAGCTGGCCGCAAAGCATCGACGACAGCCAGGCGTCGAAAGACTGGGGCTGGAAACCGCAGTACGACCTCGCGAAGATGACGGAAGACATGCTGAAGAACCTGAAGAAACAGAAAGGCATCAAATAA
- the kdsA gene encoding 3-deoxy-8-phosphooctulonate synthase, translated as MHTKTLKSLFSEQYNPENFFLIAGPCVIEDEDLVMGVAEKVSAICKRLNIPYMFKASYRKANRTSINSFTGIGDVEGLDLLQKVGKTFNLPVTSDIHSAAEAAMAAAYVDVLQIPAFLCRQTDILIAAADTGKVVNVKKGQFVSGEAMKFAVEKIRQAGNEHIMLTERGTTFGYQDLVVDYRNIPIMKEHGVPVVMDCTHSLQQPNQTSGVTGGNPKMIGTIARAAIATGADGLFIETHPEPAKAKSDGANMLRLDLLEPLLEELVRIREAVKR; from the coding sequence ATGCATACGAAAACTTTAAAATCATTGTTTTCAGAACAGTACAATCCTGAAAACTTTTTCCTGATAGCAGGCCCCTGCGTAATTGAAGATGAAGACCTGGTGATGGGCGTGGCCGAAAAAGTGTCCGCCATCTGCAAGCGCCTCAACATTCCCTATATGTTCAAGGCTTCCTACCGCAAGGCGAACCGTACCAGTATCAATTCCTTTACCGGCATCGGCGACGTGGAAGGGCTCGACCTGTTGCAGAAAGTGGGCAAAACCTTCAACCTCCCCGTTACTTCCGATATCCATTCCGCCGCAGAAGCTGCGATGGCCGCCGCTTATGTGGACGTGCTGCAAATCCCGGCGTTTCTTTGCCGGCAAACGGACATTCTGATCGCCGCGGCAGACACCGGCAAGGTGGTGAACGTGAAAAAAGGCCAGTTCGTGAGCGGTGAAGCGATGAAATTCGCGGTGGAAAAAATCAGGCAGGCCGGCAACGAGCACATCATGCTCACGGAAAGAGGCACTACTTTCGGCTACCAGGACCTGGTGGTGGATTACCGCAACATCCCCATCATGAAAGAGCACGGTGTACCCGTGGTGATGGACTGTACGCATTCCCTGCAGCAGCCTAACCAGACCTCCGGCGTAACCGGCGGCAATCCCAAAATGATCGGCACCATCGCCAGGGCGGCGATCGCTACCGGGGCCGACGGTCTGTTCATCGAAACGCACCCCGAGCCGGCCAAAGCAAAATCCGACGGCGCCAACATGCTGCGCCTCGATCTGCTGGAGCCGCTGCTGGAAGAACTGGTGCGCATCCGGGAAGCGGTGAAACGCTAA
- a CDS encoding DUF4382 domain-containing protein — MMTPFLKLKNLALGALLLGGIGMMASCSTNDNNGSNGNARLQIALTDDPGDYREVWIDVKDIRINVTDADDQNWTTLPGVHPGMYNLLDLVNDKDTVLADAEIPSGRLSQLRLVLGDNNYIITNKGEKLMLTTPSAQQSGLKLNINQPVIGGIINKLTLDFDVAKSIVKAGNSGKYILKPVIRAVLEAVGGNIKGIVLPDTVQTAVLAIRGTDTIASTYTAAGGYLIRGIDAGTYSMHYLPVDTTFKPFVKDGVTVTLGRITTVDTVRLQKK, encoded by the coding sequence ATGATGACACCTTTTCTGAAACTGAAAAACCTCGCCCTCGGCGCTCTGCTGCTCGGCGGAATCGGCATGATGGCTTCCTGCAGCACGAACGACAACAACGGCAGCAACGGCAACGCCCGTTTGCAGATCGCACTCACAGACGACCCGGGTGATTACCGGGAAGTATGGATCGATGTAAAAGACATCCGTATCAACGTAACCGACGCCGACGACCAGAACTGGACTACCCTCCCCGGCGTACATCCCGGTATGTACAACCTGCTCGACCTGGTAAATGACAAAGACACCGTGCTGGCCGACGCTGAAATTCCCAGCGGCAGGCTGAGCCAGCTCAGGCTCGTATTGGGAGACAACAACTACATTATTACCAACAAGGGTGAAAAACTGATGCTCACCACGCCCAGCGCCCAGCAGTCTGGCCTGAAGCTGAACATCAACCAGCCCGTGATCGGCGGCATCATCAACAAACTGACGCTTGATTTCGACGTGGCCAAATCCATCGTGAAAGCAGGCAACAGCGGCAAATACATCCTGAAGCCCGTTATCCGCGCGGTACTGGAAGCAGTAGGCGGTAACATCAAAGGCATCGTATTGCCGGACACCGTGCAGACGGCCGTACTCGCCATCCGTGGTACAGACACCATTGCCAGCACCTACACTGCCGCCGGCGGTTACCTGATCCGCGGCATCGACGCAGGCACTTACTCCATGCATTACCTGCCGGTAGACACTACCTTTAAGCCGTTCGTAAAAGACGGCGTAACGGTAACGCTCGGCCGGATTACCACAGTCGACACCGTTCGGCTGCAAAAGAAATAA
- a CDS encoding PspC domain-containing protein encodes MNKIKDFVEWKAFGVCAALGEKLGIATSRIRIFFIYATFLTMGSPLIVYMILAFWMNIKNYISKARRNPLRYL; translated from the coding sequence ATGAATAAAATCAAGGACTTTGTGGAATGGAAGGCCTTTGGTGTATGCGCGGCCCTGGGGGAAAAATTAGGCATCGCCACCTCCCGGATCCGCATCTTTTTTATCTATGCCACCTTTCTGACGATGGGATCGCCCCTGATTGTTTATATGATCCTCGCCTTCTGGATGAATATCAAAAACTACATCTCCAAAGCACGCAGAAACCCGCTGCGTTATCTTTAA
- a CDS encoding aconitate hydratase, with amino-acid sequence MVFDIEMIKKLYAELPGKVEATRKLLGRPLTLAEKILYAHLYAPVTSSFERGKSYVEFAPDRVAMQDATAQMALLQFMTCGRDQVAVPSTVHCDHLIQAKTGAAADLATAIDTNKEVYDFLASISDKYGIGFWKPGAGIIHQVVLENYAFPGGLMIGTDSHTPNAGGLGMLAIGVGGADAVDVMAGLPWELKMPKLIGVKLTGKLSGWASPKDVILRVAGILTVKGGTGCIVEYFGEGADSLSATGKGTICNMGAEIGATCSVFAYDTKMSDYLKITSRTEVAQLADAVKEHLRPDEAVYAEPAKFYDQVIEINLDELEPYVNGPFTPDLAWPISKFAQAVKENNWPEKLEVALIGSCTNSSYEDISRSASLAKQAIDKELEVHSEFTITPGSELVRYTIERDGLLNTFDQIGGVVLANACGPCIGQWARHIDDPNRKNSIITSFNRNFAKRNDGLASTHAFVASPEIVTALAIAGSLTFNPLTDTLKNRKGQDVKLDEPTGFELPPQGFDVKDAGYQAPAEDGSGVQVIVSPTSDRLQLLDAFSAWEGTDLKGLKLLIKAKGKCTTDHISMAGPWLKYRGHLDNISNNMLIGAVNAFNDKTDTVKNQLTGEYGAVPATQRAYKAAKLGSVVVGDENYGEGSSREHAAMEPRHLGVRAILVKSFARIHETNLKKQGMLALTFNDKDDYEKIQEDDTIDILGLTDFVPGKPLTVVLNHKDGSQDAITVNHTYNEQQIEWFKAGGALNVIRAQFAAAKK; translated from the coding sequence ATGGTGTTTGATATTGAAATGATTAAAAAATTGTATGCGGAGCTGCCCGGGAAAGTTGAAGCAACCCGGAAGTTATTAGGTCGCCCGCTTACACTGGCCGAAAAGATCTTGTATGCCCACCTGTATGCACCTGTCACCTCCTCTTTCGAGAGAGGTAAATCTTATGTGGAATTTGCTCCTGACCGCGTAGCGATGCAGGATGCCACCGCGCAAATGGCGCTTTTGCAGTTTATGACCTGCGGCCGCGACCAGGTGGCGGTTCCCTCTACCGTTCACTGCGATCACCTGATCCAGGCTAAAACGGGCGCAGCGGCGGATCTGGCCACAGCTATCGACACCAATAAGGAAGTTTACGATTTTCTCGCCTCTATTTCTGATAAATACGGTATCGGTTTCTGGAAACCCGGCGCCGGTATCATCCACCAGGTAGTACTGGAAAACTATGCGTTTCCCGGCGGCCTGATGATCGGTACGGACTCTCACACCCCCAACGCCGGCGGTTTGGGCATGCTCGCCATTGGCGTGGGCGGTGCAGACGCGGTAGACGTGATGGCAGGCCTCCCCTGGGAGCTGAAAATGCCGAAACTGATCGGTGTGAAACTGACCGGCAAACTGAGCGGATGGGCGTCTCCGAAAGACGTGATCCTCCGCGTAGCGGGTATCCTCACCGTAAAAGGCGGTACCGGCTGCATCGTGGAATACTTCGGCGAAGGGGCGGACAGCCTGAGCGCCACCGGTAAAGGCACCATCTGTAACATGGGTGCGGAAATCGGCGCTACCTGCTCCGTTTTCGCATACGACACCAAAATGTCCGATTACCTGAAAATCACCAGCCGCACCGAAGTGGCCCAGCTGGCGGATGCCGTGAAAGAGCACCTGCGCCCCGACGAGGCGGTATATGCAGAGCCTGCCAAATTCTACGACCAGGTGATCGAAATCAACCTCGACGAACTGGAGCCCTATGTAAACGGTCCCTTCACCCCGGACCTGGCATGGCCCATCTCCAAATTCGCACAGGCGGTAAAGGAAAACAACTGGCCCGAAAAGCTGGAAGTGGCCCTGATCGGTTCCTGCACCAACTCTTCTTACGAAGACATCAGCCGTTCGGCCTCCCTGGCTAAACAGGCCATCGATAAAGAACTGGAAGTACATTCCGAATTCACCATCACCCCCGGTTCAGAACTGGTGCGGTACACCATCGAAAGAGACGGTCTGCTGAACACCTTCGACCAGATCGGCGGTGTGGTGCTGGCCAACGCCTGCGGTCCCTGTATCGGCCAGTGGGCCCGTCATATCGACGACCCGAACCGCAAAAACTCCATCATCACCTCCTTCAACCGTAACTTCGCCAAACGTAACGACGGCCTGGCTTCTACCCATGCTTTCGTAGCGTCCCCGGAAATCGTGACCGCACTGGCCATCGCCGGTTCCCTCACCTTCAACCCGCTGACCGACACGCTGAAGAACAGAAAAGGACAGGATGTGAAACTCGACGAGCCCACCGGTTTTGAACTGCCGCCCCAGGGCTTCGACGTGAAAGACGCCGGTTACCAGGCCCCTGCTGAAGACGGCAGCGGCGTACAGGTGATCGTATCCCCCACCTCCGACCGCCTCCAGTTGCTGGATGCGTTCTCCGCATGGGAAGGTACCGATCTGAAAGGCCTCAAACTGCTCATCAAGGCGAAAGGCAAGTGTACTACCGACCACATCTCCATGGCGGGCCCCTGGTTGAAATACCGCGGCCACCTGGACAATATCTCCAACAACATGCTCATTGGCGCGGTAAACGCGTTCAACGACAAAACCGATACCGTTAAAAACCAGCTCACCGGCGAATACGGTGCAGTGCCCGCCACCCAGCGCGCTTACAAAGCCGCCAAACTGGGCTCTGTAGTGGTAGGCGACGAAAACTATGGTGAAGGTTCCAGCCGCGAACACGCCGCCATGGAACCCCGCCACCTGGGTGTACGCGCCATCCTCGTGAAATCTTTCGCCAGGATCCACGAAACCAACCTGAAAAAACAGGGTATGCTGGCGCTGACCTTTAACGACAAAGACGATTACGAAAAGATCCAGGAAGACGACACCATCGACATCCTGGGCCTGACCGACTTCGTTCCCGGCAAACCGCTGACCGTGGTGCTCAACCACAAAGACGGCAGCCAGGATGCCATCACCGTTAACCATACCTACAATGAACAACAGATCGAGTGGTTCAAGGCAGGCGGCGCGTTAAACGTGATCAGGGCACAGTTCGCTGCAGCCAAAAAATAA
- a CDS encoding HD domain-containing protein, producing MQIAEITEIWMQLAARTGCTTTYANTGIRNIIRQYSAAGRHYHNMDHLGDLLCLQQHYAPEIIDNDSVLHAIFFHDIIYSATRKDNEERSAQEAVRYLQNTRCPVEKQQKVYRYITATAQHQNPLADPDLDYLLDFDLHILGATPGQYDAYTKQIRKEYWIYPAFMYNKGRKSVLQHFLSQPHIYKTAAFREKYEQKARENLERELDAL from the coding sequence ATGCAGATAGCAGAAATAACGGAAATCTGGATGCAGCTGGCCGCCCGCACAGGCTGTACCACCACGTACGCAAACACCGGCATCCGCAACATCATCCGGCAGTATTCAGCAGCCGGCAGGCATTATCATAATATGGACCACCTGGGCGACCTGCTCTGCCTGCAGCAGCACTATGCCCCCGAGATCATCGATAACGACAGCGTGCTGCACGCCATTTTCTTTCATGATATCATTTATTCGGCCACCCGGAAAGACAATGAAGAAAGGAGCGCGCAGGAGGCCGTGCGTTACCTGCAAAACACCCGCTGCCCTGTAGAAAAACAGCAAAAGGTATATCGTTACATCACCGCCACGGCGCAGCATCAGAACCCGCTGGCGGACCCCGACCTGGATTACCTCCTCGACTTCGACCTGCATATCCTCGGCGCCACGCCGGGCCAATACGACGCCTACACGAAGCAGATCAGGAAAGAATACTGGATCTACCCGGCATTCATGTACAACAAAGGCCGAAAAAGCGTGCTGCAGCACTTCCTGAGCCAGCCGCACATTTATAAAACGGCCGCCTTCAGGGAAAAATACGAACAGAAAGCGAGGGAAAACCTCGAGCGGGAACTGGATGCGTTATAG